A genomic stretch from Calditrichota bacterium includes:
- a CDS encoding GNAT family N-acetyltransferase produces MWKLRLNKVMHEFKVGGVPAVARHVGQRLVRRNAFLVFVTDLRTPQPAYACPEGYALRLLPSDKAAMDRLVAFWMASYAENYPLFYDEQLVRQLLEARFAAEELCFVAEHGDAIAHFHWVSRFGRCPFNQEEPLKFLPFRPGIDAYGYNIFTHPEHRGKGLMLATLSFLCDWLRGHGHERLWSCVGTKNAASIKLHHKVATHVSTLYVTRYLVFDRARLVPASGS; encoded by the coding sequence ATGTGGAAGCTGCGGCTCAACAAGGTTATGCATGAGTTCAAGGTCGGCGGCGTACCTGCGGTGGCGCGCCACGTCGGCCAACGGCTGGTGCGCAGGAATGCCTTTTTGGTCTTTGTCACCGACCTGCGCACTCCTCAGCCAGCTTATGCCTGTCCGGAGGGCTATGCCCTTCGCCTGCTCCCATCAGACAAGGCGGCAATGGACCGGCTGGTGGCTTTCTGGATGGCCTCGTATGCCGAGAACTATCCGCTCTTCTACGATGAGCAGCTGGTCAGACAATTGCTCGAGGCGCGTTTTGCTGCGGAGGAGCTCTGCTTTGTCGCCGAACACGGGGATGCCATTGCCCATTTTCATTGGGTGAGCAGGTTCGGCCGCTGTCCGTTCAACCAGGAGGAGCCGCTCAAGTTCTTGCCTTTCCGGCCAGGCATCGATGCCTATGGCTACAATATCTTCACGCATCCCGAGCACCGCGGCAAAGGGCTCATGCTGGCGACCCTATCGTTTCTGTGTGATTGGCTGCGGGGGCACGGCCACGAGCGGCTCTGGAGCTGCGTTGGCACCAAGAACGCTGCCTCGATCAAGCTGCACCACAAGGTGGCCACGCACGTCAGCACGCTCTACGTCACCCGGTACCTAGTGTTCGACCGGGCGCGGCTCGTGCCGGCGTCGGGGAGCTGA